In Carettochelys insculpta isolate YL-2023 chromosome 3, ASM3395843v1, whole genome shotgun sequence, the genomic stretch TCCTTCAAGCACAGAAAGGGCAAGCAAGGATCCAACTACTACAGCACACTCCTTTCAAACCTATGGTTTGGTCCACACTTGTTAGGTTGATTGGGGAAGCAGGTcttacctgtgaaagctcattacctaatccatgtgttagtccttaaggtgtcacaggactgcctgttatttatgaagctacagactaacactgcttcCCCTCCAAGACTAATAGCTATGAGGGCCAAGgtttaggggggaaaaaacctatCCTGTATTAACTATACTGCCCTAACCCAGCATAGATGAGCTGTCAGCCAGACAATATTTCTGCTTACATAACTTGGTTTACAGTGGCATTTCTTCAACAAGTGAAATACACTGTAGCCTACATCACCTGAACACAGCCTAAGATTTGAGTCTCAAAAGGCTTCTGCTACAAATATGAATTATCAGACTGTCCCCCTCACACAGAACTATGCCTTGTCAGGTGCAGTTTAGGTCTCAGAACAAATCAGAATGGTGCAGTGAACAAAGCACAGGATGGTGTCTCAGATTAGCTAAATAGCTGTCCTGAAGAACTGGCTTCTATTCCTGCCTCTGTCACATTAGAGCCCTTGATGTTGTGAAAGTCACTTAAGCCAAACACTTTCTGGgttaaaaaaagcagtcctggagcactttaaagattaacaatttactaggtgatgagctttcatgggacagacccacttcttcagatctccccGCTTCCATGCAATTTCTCACCACCGCACTGTGACTCTCACCCAGGTCCAACCCATATTTAACACTTCCCTTAGCCAGCATGCTCAGAACCAAACAGGTCCCAAACAATTTGCCAGATAAGGGAAGGTCCAGGGCTGTGCTCAGGCACTGCTAGAGCACTTGCCTAGGGCTCTAGCCCCAGACCAGACTCctaggggctgccacagggctctagCCAGCCACTGCCTATCCACTTGCTAAAGTAGATGGGGGACAGGACTCCAATGAcagcctcctgctgcagggcagacagtggttccagttccctgccccacagcatcccaccccccccactgctACTGGGCAAAGGCAGAAGTTGTGGttccagcccccagcacagccattCGCTAATGCAGGGCAGATGGAGTCTccaactcccagccccacagcagcctccaaGCTCCCAGAGGATGCTGCCAGATGGGCCTACCATATTTGAGAGGTGCATCCTGTAATTCACCCTATATAACACCAGTTGTTTCCTTTATTTATAGGGAGGACAGCTGCTTCTCATCCAAGAGAAACCTAATTGCCTTATTGCAGAGATTTTAAGAGGTCCTAATTGTCCTGAGTTAACTCATCCTGCAGGAAAAGTGCTTTTTTATCAAAGACTGACATTACTCTTGTAGCCATTCAACCTCATACATTTTAATCATATTaccccaaggctgtgtctacactacaaaattaagttcaggaatggaataaggacttccaagttgggATCCctacctactttgaagtaagggaaaaatgtgtgtacgCTCTCACTGGCTACTTCAAAATTAGTTCCTAGTACAGATGCACCCTAACAAGTATTAAACACACTATATGAGGGAAAGCCACATGAACTAGTGCGGTTGCTATAAACTCCCTCAGAACTCAATCCAGTACATTCCCCACCAATGTTCCCCATAAATTGAGTGCTTGGGTGGAttaacagagcatccacagcctctCTGAATAGGCactatgtttctactggtggtgcacatccacacatgcctcggtacacaaaatttattccagccacggatggaaaaagttagtcaCCACTGTTCCCCACACTGGCAAAAAAGTGTAGTTTAAACATGCACTTTTCACAGGAGTAAATTGCAGCCAGAATCAGCAATATCAAGAGATCAAAATAATTTGAGCATTTCACTTATTATGGAACCTTCTAAGGATAACTTAATTTTGGTTCACAGAGAAGTCAAAATCCTTAACAGAATAAATCTAAACATAAGAAAATAAAATCCAAAAGCTCTCAAAAGTTGGGATAAAGCTTACTTATATACTCAGCCCATTATAAAAACCTATTTGAGCTGTAATGGTGAATTCAAACCTTAATTATGTTTAGGATTGTGTggttattttttcaaaagacaaGAAAACATGCTTAATGTATCCACTGGTAACTAAGAAAACACAAGAACAGCTAGTAAATGTGGCTGCATCTCAGAAGATTTGGGTAACAATTCAGGCAATCTTCCTCACTTGTTTCAGTAGAGGGAGCCAAGTTTTCATCACAGATGCTACAATACAGGCTTTTGTGCCTCAAAGAAAATTAGTCTCTCTACAAGTGATAGCTTAAGAGTTGGCTTAGTAAGTGGTATTGCTGAATGAATGAAATTATCCACCACACTTAAGATAAAGGGTTTAAGAATGCGTACTTTGAGTTTGAAACATCTTGGTAGATGTCATCCAACAAAAACAGACACACATCAATCAATCAGGCTTgacaatttatttttcattcatttcttgCATTTGAAGTATTCTTCGATGACATCTTTGGCCTGAGATTCTTTACCATAGTCCTAGAATATGAAATAGTCAATTAATGGAATAAATACATGTTTGGAAGTTAACAGCTTTGTTCAGATTAAGTTACACAGGCTAAATTAGTATATTTTTGTTTGCCTATGTAGGGGTAAACTTTAATGGAAGAGGTTCAGTAGTCAGAAAAATAGgcacctttaaaaacaaacttcaTTCTCCAACTAAgatatacatatatgtatatactTGTTCATGTATACCCTTCTATCAGCAGGACTGCCACAGCCTTTACTTTAGTTTCCTTTAATATGCTAATACTTGTGAACACCTCATCTGCTTCCAACTCTGAAGAAATCAAGCTCTGAAGACGGGATAAAAAGTATCCAGTGATAAATATGCATACTAACTGCTGgattccctctctcttcccccacgtATTTTTGAAAGAAAGACTGTTCCCACCCAGGACTCCCCTCAAACATACAAATACCCTGTATTTTGACAAAAACAATGGTGTGTTCAAGATCTAATTGCATCTACCATCTTTGTCATGTTCCCTTGGGCACAAGTAAACTGCACTTTCCCAGATACTTTGACTCTCTGAAAATAAACTGTACGGAGGAGGGTATTTGAATGCCTGAGACTTAAGGGAACTTAACAGTAAAATGTAGGTGAGCACTACTAATTGTTTTGTTAACATGGAATGCATAGGAAAGCCGTAACAATCATAAGAAATCCATTTATCAAAACCCAAAACAAGAACCTTAAATATTGTCATGTTTCTGTCAACTGTGCGCCCAATAAAGATATGTAGCCATTTTCAGGGACCTCAAAGACTAGCAAGTCTTAAGGCTCGTACCACGGCTTTATTATTGCCAGTACCATCCTAATGATTTCTGCAGAACATTTCCAGGTTAAGCAGACATAATTTACTGGCATTTGTTATAACAAAACCATCCCTCTTCAAACAAAGGGTAATATCAAATTTCTGCTTTAAGGCTAAAGCATTGTTTCCTACCAATCCTATACTCAAATTTCTAGTTATGCTTTCTAAAAATAATTAGCAACAAAAAAAATTTAGACTGACCTTGGACTGGAACTATGTTAAAAACCCACTAGTTAATTACACAACACAAATGTAAACTCAtgcatgttttgtttttgggtttgtttttttttttgaatacagGAAGCAATTTTTTGGAAGAGGACTTGCACTGAATTTACAAACTGGacatatttttgtatttaaactACATTCTATGTTCATTATTCGTTTTTTGAAAACTGAGCAAAAACGGGAAAAAACTGTCATCTTACTTTGACAACCACACAACTGCAGCCCACTACTTTGCGAGGTTTTCCTTCTCTGTCGATTTTGCAGAGACCTACCCACTCACCCAGTTTCTTGTTGTCATCAACCTGTTAAAAACAACAGTATGTTATTCTGACTGCATCAGAGAATACGCAGTACTAGAACCAAAGCTGCTGTACACTCAGAAACATTGGGTAACATTTGTGGCTGCTTTCCTCACAAATATCAGTAGAGGGAGCCAACCTATCATCATTGTACAGCTCTAATAGGAGTCTAAAAGAAACAGTCAAAGCCACGTTTAAGAGCCTCTGACCCACCAGAAGTGATAGCAACTATGTTTCACAACATACAAAATACACCCAACTATTTGGACTTGAACATTACTtactgaaatacaggttgaacctctctacacTGGAACTCACTTGCTTGGCATCCatattctggcatgattttagttagtcaaagAAACACTTATGCATgcgaccaagtttcctgtgatcccgtgaagtttgtttacagtcaccagtcctggctctcaatgtacTGTGctgcttagctgtaatttatccctaagtgtCTTTTAAAAccccagcagccatgtagcactttaaagactaacaaaataatttaacaggtgatgagcttttgtgggacagaccaacttcatcTGGTCGTCTTCTTGATCTGAAAAAGTaagtctgcccacaaaagctcatcacttaataaattcttttattagtctttaaagtactatggGACTACtggtctgttttgttagaatacagactaacatggctacctctgctACTATTCTAAGACACCAATAAGACAACAGAAATATTGGTAACATGCTACTTAATATGGACCTCCAATGGTCCACCaaattctcatttggcaccagtcaggtcctaaagGTGCTGGAATAGAGAAGCTCAACCTATATTTCTGTTTTCTTCCTTGTCTTATATTTTATGCTTTGGTGGTTTTGCACTGTTAACATACTTATACCACTAAAATGCCACTCCAGCAGAAACGAGTTATTTATGGCATGCAAATACTGACAATTCTAAATTTGTATACTCACTTTTATCAAGTTGATTTGGTGCTCTGCACAAAGGGCTTCAACCAACTTTACGTACATGGGTTCGTCGCAGTTTGAAGCAAGAACACAAAGGTGGGCTTGGCGTCTAAAATGAGCATTTATATACAAGCAAGTCCAAAAATCAATTGATTTTTCATTAGTATAACTCATGAACTATATTTTCAATGTGCTTGCCTATATTAaatcagtggtt encodes the following:
- the RPS12 gene encoding small ribosomal subunit protein eS12, coding for MAEEGITAGGVMDVNTALQEVLKTALIHDGLARGIREAAKALDKRQAHLCVLASNCDEPMYVKLVEALCAEHQINLIKVDDNKKLGEWVGLCKIDREGKPRKVVGCSCVVVKDYGKESQAKDVIEEYFKCKK